From one Halothece sp. PCC 7418 genomic stretch:
- a CDS encoding DUF3122 domain-containing protein, with product MMKIISNWKQLFLLTFTAILAVFLFLPNSAEASVRKTEEADGQILYQSRHQLQDNQQQSWQVVLFKREKGETETDVKLRLVGFPGKVEVTHPEPLVIETDRAAWQAEDLFAEKSPAPNVGQYNLNNIIPELSPQDSLVLKIPANDYKNLTLKVPGVIILEWKIVAGNNES from the coding sequence ATGATGAAAATTATCTCAAATTGGAAACAACTTTTTTTACTGACTTTCACAGCTATTCTTGCAGTGTTCCTTTTCCTTCCGAATAGTGCAGAAGCCTCCGTCCGCAAAACTGAAGAAGCAGATGGACAAATTCTCTATCAATCTCGCCATCAACTACAAGATAATCAACAACAATCTTGGCAAGTGGTTTTATTCAAAAGAGAAAAAGGAGAAACTGAAACTGATGTCAAGCTCAGATTAGTTGGTTTTCCTGGAAAAGTTGAAGTGACTCATCCCGAACCTTTAGTCATCGAAACCGATCGCGCTGCTTGGCAAGCCGAAGATCTATTTGCTGAAAAATCTCCAGCCCCAAATGTGGGACAATATAACCTCAATAATATTATTCCTGAACTTTCCCCACAAGATAGTCTGGTGCTAAAAATACCAGCAAATGACTATAAAAATCTAACGCTAAAGGTTCCAGGAGTAATCATTTTAGAGTGGAAAATTGTCGCTGGCAATAATGAATCATAG
- a CDS encoding type II toxin-antitoxin system HicB family antitoxin has protein sequence MPQSFTLEYWHDDGWFVGRLRGIPGVFSQGETLEELEENIQDAYKLMIIDEEPAPAEVKTKELVLDV, from the coding sequence ATGCCACAGTCATTTACATTGGAATATTGGCATGATGATGGTTGGTTCGTTGGGCGTTTAAGAGGTATTCCTGGTGTGTTTAGCCAAGGGGAAACGCTTGAAGAATTAGAAGAAAACATACAAGATGCCTATAAACTAATGATAATAGACGAAGAACCTGCCCCAGCCGAGGTCAAAACCAAGGAACTTGTCCTTGATGTATGA
- a CDS encoding DUF3122 domain-containing protein — translation MNYLVRRLVFSLTLIAVILGLNGIVSQPANAEISKLQEDENQVVYQSRQKLFDRYDQTWQAIAFKRIEGESANHFKIRLSGFPGATEIVHPHPLMITTPTGETFQAEDVSEEAFVDEAPAGNIGQYDFESIISELPTKLEVIFSLPTADEKEIQLAVSPLSIQEWKKLAAKES, via the coding sequence ATGAATTATCTTGTCCGTCGATTGGTTTTTAGCTTGACCCTAATCGCAGTTATTCTCGGATTAAATGGTATAGTTTCACAACCGGCTAATGCTGAAATTAGCAAGCTGCAAGAAGATGAAAATCAGGTCGTTTATCAATCTCGTCAGAAATTATTTGATCGCTATGATCAGACATGGCAAGCGATCGCGTTTAAGCGGATTGAAGGAGAGAGTGCCAATCACTTTAAAATCCGTCTCTCTGGATTTCCAGGTGCAACAGAAATTGTCCATCCTCACCCCTTAATGATTACCACGCCGACTGGAGAAACCTTCCAAGCAGAAGATGTTTCCGAAGAAGCCTTTGTTGATGAAGCACCAGCAGGAAATATCGGTCAATATGATTTTGAATCCATTATTTCTGAGTTACCAACAAAATTAGAAGTGATCTTTTCTCTTCCCACTGCAGATGAGAAAGAAATCCAGTTAGCGGTTTCTCCTCTCTCCATTCAAGAATGGAAGAAACTTGCTGCTAAAGAATCATAA
- a CDS encoding DUF3365 domain-containing protein yields the protein MIKFLSQLILSLLLAFSLILLPLQPAYAQPQAEQLADAVQEIEFLDSMRSSLASTLEGTDEKPTLETFKEVCKPVGMRAKQLSQEKPWDVKQVAEKYRNPAHAPTTREALALEKFANNPDLFGFWETTPEETFYYRRINVEATCLKCHGAKAERPDFVKQRYPEDKAYDFEVGDLRGMYRVVLPEIQQQIQAALQ from the coding sequence ATGATTAAATTTCTCTCCCAACTCATCCTTTCTTTGTTATTAGCCTTCAGCCTCATTTTGCTTCCCCTTCAACCCGCTTATGCACAACCTCAGGCGGAACAGTTAGCTGATGCTGTACAGGAAATAGAATTCTTAGATTCCATGAGATCGAGCTTAGCTTCCACCTTAGAAGGAACGGATGAAAAACCCACTCTAGAAACCTTCAAAGAAGTGTGTAAACCGGTAGGAATGCGAGCGAAACAACTCAGTCAAGAAAAGCCTTGGGATGTGAAACAAGTTGCAGAAAAATATCGAAATCCTGCTCACGCACCAACTACACGAGAAGCCCTTGCGCTAGAAAAGTTTGCCAATAATCCTGACTTATTTGGTTTCTGGGAAACAACACCAGAAGAAACCTTTTATTATCGACGCATTAATGTCGAAGCAACTTGCTTAAAATGTCATGGTGCAAAAGCGGAACGTCCTGATTTTGTGAAACAACGTTATCCCGAAGATAAAGCCTATGATTTTGAAGTAGGAGACTTACGGGGAATGTATCGCGTTGTACTTCCTGAAATACAACAACAAATTCAAGCTGCTTTACAGTAA
- a CDS encoding host attachment protein: MDVHGSWFMVHGSLINNQQRTKNKEQRTTNKEQRTNNALKHYSLYNGDIESVCKVSIMVKYAVAVINGTQARFFTLDSTQLLAFESSPKLIEQEGLSDSTKELQGQELWANVKTGRNIGSNGQAHSYDDHRDNHQIEFGKKFANKIRNALLNLIKSYKAQKLVLVAEPQILGLMREVMTDNLWNQLTITEVAKDICYFNINEIHDYLAKKELLPPCKKVYPRSNF, from the coding sequence GTGGATGTTCATGGTTCATGGTTCATGGTTCATGGTTCATTGATTAACAATCAACAAAGAACAAAGAACAAAGAACAAAGAACAACCAACAAAGAACAAAGAACCAATAACGCTTTAAAGCACTATAGTTTATATAATGGAGATATAGAGAGCGTTTGCAAGGTGTCAATCATGGTTAAATATGCCGTTGCAGTGATCAATGGAACTCAAGCCCGTTTCTTCACCTTAGATTCAACTCAATTATTAGCCTTTGAATCCAGTCCCAAGTTAATCGAACAAGAAGGCTTATCTGATTCAACTAAAGAACTTCAAGGTCAAGAACTTTGGGCAAACGTCAAAACTGGGCGTAATATCGGTTCAAATGGTCAAGCCCATAGCTACGATGACCATCGCGACAATCATCAAATTGAATTTGGGAAAAAATTTGCCAATAAAATTCGCAACGCTTTGTTAAATCTTATTAAATCTTATAAAGCTCAAAAATTAGTTTTAGTTGCCGAACCCCAAATTTTAGGATTAATGCGAGAAGTAATGACTGATAATTTGTGGAATCAATTAACTATTACGGAAGTAGCAAAAGATATCTGCTATTTTAATATTAATGAAATTCATGATTATCTAGCAAAAAAAGAACTGTTACCACCCTGCAAAAAAGTTTATCCTCGATCAAATTTTTGA
- a CDS encoding type II toxin-antitoxin system HicA family toxin, with the protein MKRKQLVRELEKAGCILHRHRSKHDIYRNPVTGSKVPIPHHNEIKDSLCRLIRKQLNLEEDSLAIALHFLAMIAPSFTSADGFKIMVSPASSPE; encoded by the coding sequence ATGAAGCGTAAACAACTTGTTCGTGAACTGGAAAAAGCGGGTTGTATATTGCATCGGCATCGCTCAAAACATGACATTTACCGTAACCCAGTGACGGGAAGTAAAGTGCCAATCCCACATCACAATGAAATTAAAGATAGTTTGTGCCGTTTAATTCGGAAACAACTCAATCTCGAAGAAGATTCACTTGCCATCGCGCTTCACTTTTTGGCAATGATCGCGCCATCTTTCACTTCGGCAGACGGATTTAAGATAATGGTGTCTCCTGCTTCGAGTCCCGAATGA